The Festucalex cinctus isolate MCC-2025b chromosome 12, RoL_Fcin_1.0, whole genome shotgun sequence genome segment cgtttaaaaaaaaaaaaatgccttactatacatggtcatttaaaaaaaaacaaaaaaaaaccttactactatacgtggtcgtttaaaaaaaatgccttattatacatggtcatttaaaaaacaaacaaacaccttactactatacgtggtcgtttaaaaaaaatgccttactatacatggtcattgaaaaaaaaaccaaaaaaaaaacgccttactatacatggtcatttaaaaaaaaaaaaacactatacctggttgtttaaaaaaaaagccttactatacatggtcatttaaaaaaaaacaaaaaaaacaccttactactatacgtggtcgtttaaaaaaaatgccttactatacatggtcatttaaaaaacaaacaaacaccttactactatacgtggtcatttaaaaaaacaaaaaaaaaacaccttactatacatggtcgtttaaaaaaaaaaaaacgccttactatacatggtcgtttaaaaaaaaaaaatgccttactatacatggtcatttaaaaaaaacaacaacaaaaaaacatcttactatacgtggtcgtttaaaaaaaaaagcctgactattcatggtcattaagaaaaaataaataaaaataaaaaaacatcttactatacatggtcatttaaaaaaacaaaaaaacaaaaaacgccttactatacgtggtcgtttaaaaaacaaaaaaagccttactattcatggtcatttaaaaaaaaacaaaaaaaacaaaaaaaacaccttactatacgtggtcgtttaaaatatcgtaaagcgtttttttttttttttttaaacaactacatattacggagcccctaaagtgacatgggagaaaaaatttttttttaaatgtttctcgtccggacgagaaactttctcatcCGGACGAGAAGCTTTcttgtccggacaagaaaagtttctcgtccggacaagaaaagtttctcgtccggacaagaaactttctcgtccggacgagaaacatcaCCTGCAAGCGGGAACTAGGAGAGCTAGCTTGTGGCGGCGGACGGTAGACCACTGTtcaacttgcttttttttttcaatgaccatgtatagtaaggtgttttttttcttttttcttaatgaccatgtatagtaaggcatttattttcaatgaccatgtatagtaaggtgtttttttttggtgttttttttaaatgaccatgtatagtgagtcattttttttaaatgaccacgtatagtgttttttttttttaaatgaccacgtatagtaaggtgtttttttttttttttttttttttttttttaaatgaccatgtatagtaaggcattttttttcaacgaccatgtatagtaattattattttttttttaaatgaccatgtatagtaaggcattttttttaaacgaccacgtatagtaaggcgttttttttttttttttttttttaaatgaccatgtatagtaaggctttttttttaaacaaccaggtatagtgttttattttttttaaatgaccatgtatagtaagccattttttttaaacgaccatgtatagtgtttttttttttttaaatgaccatgtatagtaaggcgtttttttttaaatgaccatgtatagtaaggcgtttttttttttttaaacgaccacgtatagtaaggtgtttttttttctttttcttttaaatgaccatgtatagtaaggcggttttttttaaacgaccatgtatagtaaggtgtttttttttttttttttttttaaatgaccatgtatagtaaggcattttttttcaacgaccatgtatagtaattgttttttttttttttaaatgaccatgtatagtaaggcatttttttaaacgaccacgtatagtaaggcgttttttttttttttttttttttttttaaatgaccatgtatagtaaggcttttttttttaaacaaccaggtatagtgttttttttttttttaaatgaccatgtatagtgagtaattttttttaaatgaccacgtatagtgtttttttttttttttaatgaccatgtatagtaaggcttttttttctttaaaacgaccacatatagtaagcctttttttttctttttcttttaaatgaccatgtatagtaaggcggttttttttaagcgaccacgtatagtaagttttttttttttttttttttttttttttaaatgaccatgtatagtaaggcgtttttttttttttttaaacgaccacgtatagtaaagtgttttttttgtttttttgttttttgttttttttaaatgaccatgtatagtaaggcatttttttaaacgaccacgtatagtaaggtgttttttttttcttttttcttaatgaccatgtatagtaaggcatttttttcttaaacgaccacgtatagtaaggtgttttttttttttttttttaaatgaccatgtatagtgagtcatttttttaaaacgaccacatatagtaagccttttttttttctttttcttttaaatgaccatgtatagtaaggcgttttttttttttttttaaacgaccacgtatagtaaggtgttttttttttttttttttttttttttttaaatgaccatgtatagtaaggcatttttttaaacgaccacatatagtaaggtgttttttttttttaaatgaccatgtatagtaaggcattttttttaaacgaccacgtatagtaaggtgtttttttttcttttttcttaatgaccatgtatagtaaggtgttttttttttttttttttttttaaatgaccatgtatagtaaggcattttttttcaacgaccatgtatagtatttttttttttttttttaaatgaccatgtatagtaaggcattttttttaaacgaccacgtatagtaaggcgttttttttttttttttttttttttttaaatgaccatgtatagtaaggcttttttttttaaacaaccaggtatagtgtttttttttttttaaatgaccatgtatagtaaggcattttttttaaatgaccacgtatagtaaggtgttttttttttcttttttcttaatgaccatgtatagtaaggcattttttttataaacgaccacgtatagtaaggcgttttaaaaaaaatttttttttaaatgaccatgtatagtaaggcatttttttttttaaacgaccacatagagtaagccgtttttttttctttttcttttaaatgaccatgtatagtaaggcgtttttttttaaacgaccttgtatagtaaggtgtttttttttttgtttttttttaaatgaccatgtatagtaaggcattttttttcaacgaccatgtatagtaattattattattttttttaaatgaccatgtatagtaaggcttttttttttaaaacaaccaggtatagtgttttgtttttttaaatgaccatgtatagtaaggcatttttttttaaacgaccacgtatagtaaggcgtttttaaaaaaattttttttttaaatgaccatgtatagtaaggcattttttttttttttaatgaccacgtatagtaaggtgttttttttttttttttttaaatgacgatgtatagtatgacattgttttttttaatgaccatgtatagtaaggcattttttttatacgaccacgtacagtaaggtttttttttttttttttttttttttataaacgaccacgtatagtaaggtgttttttttttttaagtgactatgtatcgtaaggcatttattttttttttttttaaacgaccacatatagtaagccgttttttgttttttttaaatggccatgtatagtaaggcatttttttgaaacgaccacgtagttttttttttttttttttttttaaatgaccatgtatagtaaggtgttttttttgtttttttttgtttttttttaaatgaccatgtatagtgagggattttttttaaacgaccacgtatagtaaggttttttttttttttttttttaaatgaccatgtatagtaaggcatttttttttttttttttaatgaccatgtatagtaaggctttttttttttttttttttaaacgaccacatatagtaagccgttttgtttttctttttttttttcctgtgtgtcAACTTAATTTGTCAGGAGgcatcaaacaggaagtggaggcGATTGAATGTGTGAgataaaaaacaacacaaaaaaacactgacactataaaatactttcaaaacatttaaaaagagaTATTTCTTCCCACATTTTCATAAACAATACAACAATAATGATTTGAAAAGTTAACGTCCCCTTTAATACCAGGCAGCCATGGTGACTTAACAGGCTGCACAGTTTTACTCAAGTACATGATGCAGTGGCTTGGCTGGTGTCTTGGCAGTAGCTTGTCATTCTGTGTATTCAGGAGTCATTTGCAGTTGAAGCTGCTTTTCTCCTCTCTGCACCACAACAGTGATCTTATCACATTTACGCACGGCCGTGAAGACATCCTCTGTGGTTTTCACCTTCACTCCGTTGAGCTCCAGTATAATATCTGCTGGCAGCAGGCCGGATCTGACAAAGAATGAGGGATGAGTAAAACTTGGTTTGAACAATCATGTACAGTaaagcttttttgttgttgttgtttttttttaatgaccatgaataacgaccacgtatagtaaagcgttttttttttttttttaaaacaactacatatagtaaggtgttttttttttttattaaaaaaaaaaacaaccacgtatagtaaggtgttttttttttttttttaatgaccatgtatagtaaggcatttaaaaaaaaacacaaaaaaaacgcccacgtatagtaaagcgtttttttgtttttttaaacaactacatttagtagatgttttttttatttaaaaaaaaaaaacaaccacgtatagtaaggtgttttttttttgtttttttttaatgaccatgtatagtaaggcatttaaaaaaacaaaaaaacaaaacgcccacgtatagtaaagcgtttttttgtttttttaaacaactacatttagtagattttttttttatttaaaaaaacaacaaccacgaATAGtaaggtgttgttttttttttttaaatgaccatgtatagtaaggcatttttttttttaaacgaccacgtgtaATGGATTCCCCCCTCCTCCTCAATCAGCCTCTGTGTTGCCATGTTAATCTAATCTGCCCAGGGCCTTTAAGATCAGTAGTGCAGGTCAAAATAAATTATACGGTATTTAGAATGGAATAGTTTTTGTGATCCATTGTCATCTGTTTGCTTACCTACACGCCGGGGAGCCTATGATCACTTTGTGGATCAAAATTCCATGTGTCACGTTCGGGAAAGTTGGCTCTCTCAGCTTCAGCTCAGCAATGATGCTAAGACACATAGAACAACAACACAGAAAAGGTTTCAGTTGACAATTAAACCggattgacattttatttttatttttttttgtccttgcaCTTAAAAAGCTGACCTCGGGGTCAGTGTTAGCATCATGACGCCAATGTACCGCCGCTTTGTTTCGGACCCGCCAAACCAGGAACCTGCAATTAATATTGGAACAACAGGGTGTGTCAGTGTTTTAGCCTTTTCAAGGAACTCTTTCACTTCCTctacaggaaaaagaaaaacatgtttataCTTTTTCGTTGGGCAGATTGATCAAGGAAAGTTTTCAGGCGATCGGACGGTATAGCGAAGGAGATGCCTGGAGTGACTTTCATCGTGTTTATCCCGATGACCTCACCATCCTGAGGAAAAatgcatattaactcatttgctcccaataacgtgtaaatacgtttttttttatgttttaagtgtcccaaagacgtatttatacttttaaaaatttttttatttatttatgctaggtcatacagaaggctttgatgcagcctttcaactgtaaagaacggttgcagaaatggtagttattacacaaacggccagcaggtggcagcagagcaaaggagagcaaccagggccatcgagtaaaaaagcttaattacagtacttacaattttaaatagatttgtgaaaactgattaaacttagctcccttctaatgctaattgctgcaaaactgaaacggatagaaacatactttttccccccctgatGAAATTAGAGActttaaatctttcttttgataggttccatggttttatagcaatttacacaatattctgtgggccttgcaaaatcagtcaaaattcattaaaacagccaggagcgaacgggattgcttctgtgaaaatggctgggagtgaatgagttaaagtgctaAATACAGGTGAAAATCATGTTAGAAAAATAATTCCAACCGACTCCTGCTTGTTCAAATTCATGTAGGCGAatcaaaattgtgattttgatAGTAGAGCTAACTCACCAGGTTGATGAGAGGACCTCCGGAATTGCCaaactgcaaaacaaacaaacaagacccattagtagaaaaacacaaatattccaGAGCTCACACTCACATTGATCGTCGCGTCAGTCTGGATGTACTCCATGTCGCGGTTAAACAGGCCAAGCTCCTTACTGCCCCTCTGCACTGAGCTGACGATTCCTGATGTGATTGTGTTCCGTAACGCAAACGGGCTTCCCATGGCCACCACAAACTCTCCTTGACGGACATCAGCCGAGCAACCAAGCGGGAGAGTCGGTAGAGGATTCTGTTGGGAAGGGTGAGGGGGGCAAATTAAGCCTGTGTTGCAAAATAAAATCCTCAAACAAGTACTGTTAGGTGGACATCATAACCCGAAGTTGAGAATACGCCAACCAGCGAGAAAAGACCATGACAGAGCTCAAAATTACATTTATGTGATTTGTCACAACCATATaagataataaaacaaaaacacacaaaaaaaacacaacaatacaacataatttgttaaaaatgattttgtggAATGTGACGT includes the following:
- the LOC144031984 gene encoding serine protease HTRA2, mitochondrial-like gives rise to the protein MAATAAVVSRRILAALRAHTWRNIDVTGSRRVSTALTTNLGDNTQLDRRAPAWDKGSGNDRTHSHLLQSLSVGLGLCASVALLDGREDGGPATESKSRGLLERILSSAECASPFKPDTPRYKYNFLADVVEKSTPAVVYIEIMGRHPFSEKEVVVANGSGFIISSDGLIVTNAHVVANKRGVRVKLTNGDVYDAKVQDVDQVADIATIKISAKNPLPTLPLGCSADVRQGEFVVAMGSPFALRNTITSGIVSSVQRGSKELGLFNRDMEYIQTDATINFGNSGGPLINLDGEVIGINTMKVTPGISFAIPSDRLKTFLDQSAQRKSSWFGGSETKRRYIGVMMLTLTPSIIAELKLREPTFPNVTHGILIHKVIIGSPACRSGLLPADIILELNGVKVKTTEDVFTAVRKCDKITVVVQRGEKQLQLQMTPEYTE